The following proteins are encoded in a genomic region of Bosea beijingensis:
- a CDS encoding NfeD family protein translates to MPDWLSTHNGWLWAILGLLLIGGEMLAPGVFLIWLGLAALITGAVVGLFGLGWQAACIVFAIFAVACVAAGRMLTRRKGEEPDAATGLNDRGRQLIGKVFRLETTMTGGEGRVRVGDSSWRIVGPELLAGAEVKVVRVEGSTLVVEKA, encoded by the coding sequence ATGCCCGACTGGCTTTCGACACATAATGGCTGGCTCTGGGCGATCCTCGGCCTGCTGCTCATCGGCGGCGAGATGCTGGCGCCGGGCGTCTTCCTGATCTGGCTGGGATTGGCGGCGCTCATCACCGGTGCGGTGGTCGGTCTCTTCGGTCTCGGCTGGCAGGCGGCCTGCATCGTCTTCGCGATCTTCGCCGTCGCCTGTGTCGCCGCCGGCCGGATGCTGACGCGCCGCAAGGGCGAGGAGCCGGATGCCGCGACCGGCCTCAACGATCGTGGCCGCCAGCTCATCGGCAAGGTCTTCCGGCTGGAAACGACCATGACGGGCGGCGAAGGGCGCGTGCGCGTCGGCGATTCGTCCTGGCGGATCGTCGGCCCGGAATTGCTGGCCGGGGCCGAGGTCAAGGTCGTCAGGGTCGAGGGCTCGACGCTGGTCGTCGAGAAGGCCTGA
- a CDS encoding Fur family transcriptional regulator, whose translation MTETDRRIAVFESQLKNAGLRMTQQRRLILRVLAEADDHPDAKGIFTRAFAHDPTLSLSTVYRTMKVLESQGAIERHAFEDGISRYEHADQEHHDHLIDVDSGEVIEFSSDAIEELQRRIAAELGYELVRHRLELYGRKKQPARRSGRKTS comes from the coding sequence ATGACCGAAACCGACCGGCGCATTGCCGTTTTCGAGAGCCAGTTGAAGAACGCCGGGCTGCGGATGACGCAGCAGCGGCGCCTGATCTTGCGCGTATTGGCGGAAGCCGACGACCATCCCGACGCGAAGGGCATCTTCACCCGCGCCTTCGCGCATGATCCGACGCTGTCGCTTTCGACGGTCTACCGGACGATGAAGGTGCTGGAATCGCAGGGCGCAATCGAGCGGCACGCCTTCGAGGACGGCATCTCGCGCTACGAGCATGCTGACCAGGAGCATCACGACCACCTGATCGACGTCGATTCGGGCGAGGTGATCGAGTTCTCCTCGGATGCGATCGAGGAATTGCAACGGCGGATCGCGGCGGAGCTCGGCTATGAACTCGTGCGCCACCGCCTGGAGCTCTACGGCCGCAAGAAGCAGCCGGCGCGCCGGAGTGGCCGCAAGACGTCCTGA
- a CDS encoding GNAT family N-acetyltransferase gives MDVVENAAENRFELVLDGGTALVAYRRDGERLVLVHTEVPSQFAGQGIGSKLAKGVFELLRASGRKAVIRCEFLKGWIAKHPDYNDVVDG, from the coding sequence ATGGACGTCGTCGAGAACGCCGCAGAGAACCGTTTCGAACTGGTGCTCGACGGCGGCACCGCGCTCGTTGCCTATCGCCGCGACGGCGAGCGTCTGGTGCTGGTCCATACCGAAGTGCCCTCCCAGTTCGCGGGACAGGGCATCGGATCAAAGCTGGCGAAGGGTGTCTTCGAATTGCTCAGGGCGAGCGGGCGCAAGGCGGTGATCCGCTGCGAATTCCTCAAGGGCTGGATCGCGAAGCACCCGGACTATAACGACGTCGTCGACGGCTAA
- the serA gene encoding phosphoglycerate dehydrogenase, with protein MTSPSERLSLPKDRIKVLLLEGINDSAVELLEQAGYSNLERLPKALDREALLKAIQGVHVLGIRSRTQLTPEIFAGADRLFAVGCFSVGTNQVDLEAARLRGVPVFNAPFSNTRSVAELTIGEIVMLLRRIPDRSRSAHDGGWDKSANGSFEVRGKTLGIVGYGNIGSQLSTLAEAMGMRVIYYDHTDRLRHGNTEPTISLNALLGTADIVSLHVPETAQTAGMIGAAQIAAMKKGAYLINNSRGTVVDLDAVAAALKSGHLAGAAVDVFPIEPASNSDRFVSPLQGCGNVILTPHIGGSTEEAQERIGAEVARKLVDYSDVGSTVGAVNFPQVQLPARAIGTRFIHVQRNVPGMLRRLNDVFASRQVNIAAQNYQTDGEVGYVVMEADGVSSAEARDILKDIRGLDGTIRARLLHQRD; from the coding sequence ATGACCAGCCCCAGCGAACGCCTTTCCCTTCCGAAGGACCGGATCAAGGTCCTGCTGCTGGAAGGTATCAACGATTCCGCCGTCGAACTGCTGGAGCAGGCCGGCTACAGCAATCTCGAAAGGCTGCCGAAGGCGCTCGACCGCGAGGCGCTGCTCAAGGCGATCCAGGGCGTGCATGTGCTCGGCATCCGCTCGCGCACGCAATTGACGCCGGAGATCTTCGCCGGGGCCGACCGACTCTTCGCCGTCGGCTGCTTCTCGGTCGGTACGAACCAGGTCGATCTCGAGGCTGCGCGCCTGCGCGGCGTGCCGGTGTTCAACGCGCCGTTCTCGAACACGCGCAGCGTCGCCGAGCTCACCATCGGCGAGATCGTCATGCTGCTCCGGCGCATTCCCGACCGCTCCCGCTCCGCCCATGACGGCGGCTGGGACAAGTCGGCCAACGGCTCCTTCGAGGTGCGCGGCAAAACGCTCGGCATCGTCGGCTACGGCAATATCGGCAGCCAGCTTTCGACACTGGCCGAGGCGATGGGCATGCGTGTGATCTATTACGATCACACCGACCGGCTGCGCCACGGCAATACCGAGCCGACGATCAGCCTCAACGCTTTGCTCGGCACGGCCGATATCGTCTCGCTGCATGTGCCGGAGACGGCGCAGACCGCGGGCATGATCGGGGCCGCCCAGATCGCGGCGATGAAGAAGGGCGCTTATCTCATCAACAATTCGCGCGGCACTGTCGTCGATCTCGACGCGGTCGCGGCGGCGCTGAAGAGTGGCCACCTCGCCGGCGCCGCGGTCGATGTCTTCCCGATCGAACCCGCCTCCAATTCCGACCGCTTCGTCTCGCCGCTCCAGGGCTGCGGCAATGTCATCCTCACCCCGCATATCGGTGGCTCGACCGAGGAGGCGCAGGAGCGCATCGGCGCTGAAGTCGCGCGCAAGCTCGTCGATTATTCCGATGTCGGCTCGACGGTCGGCGCGGTCAATTTCCCGCAGGTCCAGTTGCCGGCGCGGGCCATCGGCACACGCTTCATCCATGTCCAGCGCAACGTACCGGGCATGCTGCGGCGGCTCAACGACGTCTTCGCCAGCCGGCAGGTCAATATCGCCGCCCAGAACTACCAGACCGACGGCGAGGTCGGCTATGTCGTGATGGAGGCGGATGGCGTCTCAAGCGCCGAGGCGCGCGATATCCTCAAGGATATCCGCGGGCTCGACGGCACGATCCGCGCCCGGCTGCTTCACCAGCGCGACTGA
- a CDS encoding LLM class flavin-dependent oxidoreductase — protein sequence MVAISVLDLVPVVEGEGPRDALLKSTDLIRHAERLGYTRYWVAEHHNMVGIASAATSVVIGQLAAATSTIRVGAGGIMLPNHSPLVIAEQFGTLEALFPGRIDLGLGRAPGTDQLTLRALRRSPMSSDSFPQDVLELQALFAPAGPNQAIRAVPGEGLEVPLWILGSSLFGAQLAAELGLPYSFASHFAPDALMQALAVYRERFKPSEQLATPHAMPGINVVAADTDEEARHLATSLQQRFVGMVRGARGKLQPPIDDIEQYWSPAEKAHVSGMLRYAFIGSPETLKRNLGAFVRETQADEIMITAPIFDHEKRKRSYELAAEVAADLKR from the coding sequence ATGGTCGCGATCTCCGTCCTCGATCTCGTTCCCGTCGTCGAAGGGGAGGGGCCGCGCGACGCATTGCTGAAATCCACCGACCTGATCCGCCATGCCGAGCGGCTCGGCTACACCCGCTATTGGGTGGCCGAGCATCACAACATGGTCGGCATCGCCAGCGCTGCGACCTCGGTGGTGATAGGCCAGCTCGCGGCCGCGACCAGCACGATCCGGGTCGGAGCCGGCGGCATCATGCTGCCGAACCATTCGCCGCTCGTCATTGCCGAGCAGTTCGGGACGCTGGAGGCGCTCTTCCCGGGGCGCATCGACCTCGGCCTCGGCCGGGCGCCCGGCACCGACCAGCTCACGCTCCGGGCGCTGCGTCGCAGCCCGATGTCGTCGGACAGTTTTCCTCAGGACGTGCTGGAACTGCAGGCGCTGTTCGCGCCGGCAGGCCCGAACCAGGCGATCCGCGCCGTGCCGGGCGAGGGGCTCGAGGTCCCGCTCTGGATTCTCGGGTCGAGCCTGTTCGGTGCGCAGCTCGCCGCCGAGCTCGGCCTGCCCTACAGCTTCGCCTCGCATTTCGCGCCGGATGCGCTGATGCAGGCGCTCGCCGTCTATCGCGAGCGCTTCAAGCCGTCCGAGCAGCTCGCGACGCCGCATGCGATGCCGGGCATCAATGTCGTGGCGGCGGATACGGACGAGGAGGCGCGCCATCTCGCGACCTCGCTGCAGCAACGTTTCGTCGGCATGGTCCGCGGCGCACGGGGCAAGCTGCAGCCACCGATCGACGATATCGAGCAATACTGGTCGCCGGCCGAGAAGGCGCATGTCTCGGGGATGCTGCGCTATGCCTTCATCGGCTCGCCGGAGACGCTGAAGCGCAATCTCGGCGCCTTCGTCAGAGAGACGCAGGCCGACGAGATCATGATCACCGCGCCGATCTTCGATCACGAAAAGCGCAAGCGCTCCTATGAGCTCGCCGCGGAGGTTGCAGCCGACCTGAAGAGGTAG